The following proteins come from a genomic window of Dermacentor albipictus isolate Rhodes 1998 colony chromosome 8, USDA_Dalb.pri_finalv2, whole genome shotgun sequence:
- the LOC135921863 gene encoding putative RNA-binding protein Luc7-like 1 isoform X1 produces MSAHEQMRQMLDQLMGTGRDGENNRYKVHFTDPRVCKSFLLACCPHDILASTRMDLGDCPKIHDLALRADYENASKKKDYFYDVDAMEHLQNFIGECDRRTEQAKRRLAETQEELSAEVTLKLNRVHELAENMGKKLAAAEAKGADGNVEESLKLLEEVEEIRRKKAEAEQDYRNSMPASSYQQQKLRVCDVCSAYLGIHDNDRRLADHFGGKLHLGFIAIREKLAQLKQTVTDKREKARAEQLAERSSSRGGPTPWRCGPDSRSRSRSPTRRGGGEERPVRRRSRSRERRRRSRSGSRGSSSRHHSRGSSRDRKRDRSRERPRRDSRHRRSSRERRGSRERRQERGDSEENHRLEK; encoded by the exons ATGTCCGCTCACGAGCAGATGCGCCAAATGCTGGACCAGCTAATGGGCACCGGCCGTGATG GCGAGAACAACCGCTACAAGGTGCACTTTACGGATCCCCGGGTGTGCAAGAGCTTCCTGCTGGCCTGCTGCCCACATGACATCCTGGCATCCACG AGAATGGATTTGGGGGACTGTCCCAAGATCCATGACTTGGCCCTGAGGGCCGATTATGAGAATGCCTCCAAGAAGAAAGACTACTTCTATGATGTGGAC GCAATGGAGCACCTTCAGAACTTCATCGGCGAGTGTGACCGGCGAACAGAGCAAGCCAAACGCCGGCTGGCTGAGACACAGGAGGAGCTGAGTGCAGAAGTGACACTCAAG TTGAACCGCGTGCACGAGCTGGCAGAAAATATGGGCAAGAAGCTGGCCGCAGCGGAGGCGAAAGGCGCCGATGGCAACGTTGAAGAGTCGCTCAAGCTCCTTGAGGAAGTGGAGGAGATCCGGCGGAAGAAAGCGGAGGCAGAGCAGGACTACCGCAACTCCATGCCTGCGTCCTCGTACCAGCAACAGAAG CTGCGGGTTTGTGACGTGTGCTCTGCCTACCTGGGCATCCACGACAATGACCGTCGGCTGGCGGACCACTTTGGGGGCAAGCTGCACCTGGGATTCATCGCCATCCGCGAGAAGCTGGCGCAGCTCAAGCAGACGGTCACCGACAAGCGCGAGAAGGCGCGAGCCGAACAGCTCGCTGAGCGGTCCTCCTCTCGGGGAGGACCGACCCCGTGGCGGTGCGGGCCAGACAGCCGGAGCCGCAGCCGGAGTCCCACCCGCCGTGGCGGCGGCGAGGAGCGCCCCGTGCGCCGCAG GTCACGGTCACGCGAGCGACGTCGTCGCAGTCGCTCCGGATCACGGGGCTCGTCGTCACGTCATCACTCCAGGGGCTCATCGAGAGACCGCAAGCGCGACCGCAGTCGTGAGCGGCCACGTCGAGACAGTCGTCACAGGCGGTCGTCGCGTGAGCGGAG
- the LOC135921863 gene encoding putative RNA-binding protein Luc7-like 2 isoform X2: MDLGDCPKIHDLALRADYENASKKKDYFYDVDAMEHLQNFIGECDRRTEQAKRRLAETQEELSAEVTLKLNRVHELAENMGKKLAAAEAKGADGNVEESLKLLEEVEEIRRKKAEAEQDYRNSMPASSYQQQKLRVCDVCSAYLGIHDNDRRLADHFGGKLHLGFIAIREKLAQLKQTVTDKREKARAEQLAERSSSRGGPTPWRCGPDSRSRSRSPTRRGGGEERPVRRRSRSRERRRRSRSGSRGSSSRHHSRGSSRDRKRDRSRERPRRDSRHRRSSRERRGSRERRQERGDSEENHRLEK; this comes from the exons ATGGATTTGGGGGACTGTCCCAAGATCCATGACTTGGCCCTGAGGGCCGATTATGAGAATGCCTCCAAGAAGAAAGACTACTTCTATGATGTGGAC GCAATGGAGCACCTTCAGAACTTCATCGGCGAGTGTGACCGGCGAACAGAGCAAGCCAAACGCCGGCTGGCTGAGACACAGGAGGAGCTGAGTGCAGAAGTGACACTCAAG TTGAACCGCGTGCACGAGCTGGCAGAAAATATGGGCAAGAAGCTGGCCGCAGCGGAGGCGAAAGGCGCCGATGGCAACGTTGAAGAGTCGCTCAAGCTCCTTGAGGAAGTGGAGGAGATCCGGCGGAAGAAAGCGGAGGCAGAGCAGGACTACCGCAACTCCATGCCTGCGTCCTCGTACCAGCAACAGAAG CTGCGGGTTTGTGACGTGTGCTCTGCCTACCTGGGCATCCACGACAATGACCGTCGGCTGGCGGACCACTTTGGGGGCAAGCTGCACCTGGGATTCATCGCCATCCGCGAGAAGCTGGCGCAGCTCAAGCAGACGGTCACCGACAAGCGCGAGAAGGCGCGAGCCGAACAGCTCGCTGAGCGGTCCTCCTCTCGGGGAGGACCGACCCCGTGGCGGTGCGGGCCAGACAGCCGGAGCCGCAGCCGGAGTCCCACCCGCCGTGGCGGCGGCGAGGAGCGCCCCGTGCGCCGCAG GTCACGGTCACGCGAGCGACGTCGTCGCAGTCGCTCCGGATCACGGGGCTCGTCGTCACGTCATCACTCCAGGGGCTCATCGAGAGACCGCAAGCGCGACCGCAGTCGTGAGCGGCCACGTCGAGACAGTCGTCACAGGCGGTCGTCGCGTGAGCGGAG